Proteins encoded within one genomic window of Oryza glaberrima chromosome 12, OglaRS2, whole genome shotgun sequence:
- the LOC127756309 gene encoding uncharacterized protein LOC127756309, translated as MRLEEEPALSLAVVEPEIDHAVKSVYIVAPDGIVEPVPVQVPAGGFALASSDIDWDSLEILARNDDEGRLDIVGDDKFYELLGLRAEDEVADEARQAAARGGGPDVAGAAAPNGAAAGGVGGAAAAAAAPGASPVVDEDDITGAAIPVDDQVPGERVMAYDPNNPCMKAGTVYPNMKEFRLAVRQFAINAEFELKLVKTDPERYIGGCKVEGCPWHIVGHKQPNQKTVMVTVLQDLHTCTSSSRRKTTTPTAKWVASKAIPILKKNPGMGPKALQTQLMEDHECTINYDTICRGREKAMVELYGTWEESFHMLCRWRAEVLRTSPGSVIEIDTVEVGGKVFFHRFFCALRPCIDGFLEGCRPYISIDSIALNGRWNGHLTAATSVDGHHWMYPLAFGFINAETEDNWEWFMRQLHKAIGDVNPLAICTDACKGLEKVVHTVFEHAEQRECFWHLMKNFVKRFGGDVHSHMYPAARAYRKEIWQSHTKEVIEACSDVLPWLEAYHPLKWMRSGFNPAIKCDYITNNLAESFNNWIKDYKTLPICDLADKYRVLVMVLWNKRRRIAEKMTGNILPVVTQKLKARTRGLGHLSVVKSDSFCAEIVDNSTTHGKHVVKAYNQYCSCEEWQHTRKPCQHALALITSQQNRDVNIEDFVNPYFSVELFRKAYRRIIEPLGDKSYWPQVELPWVLGAPLPKKTNGRYIKLRIKSCLEGGGKSKAKTTPTDNDSGKRVLVRGKRRCKGCGEFGHVQTSYKKRKPRRNTTKHGNTSDIPSPERPTVQTILEESPGRITRSRLASLMKGGAQNIPASNSQLADIPSSSS; from the exons atGAG gctCGAGGAGGAGCCTGCGCTTAGTTTAGCTGTGGTCGAACCCGAAATCGACCATGCTGTTAAATCTGTTTATATTGTTGCGCCGGATGGGATAGTTGAGCCAGTTCCAGTTCAAGTTCCAGCTGGTGGTTTTGCCCTAGCTAGTTCCGATATCGATTGGGATAGCCTAGAGATTCTTGCTCGAAATGATGATGAAGGGAGGCTAGATATCGTTGGGGATGATAAATTCTACGAGCTATTAGGTTTGAGGGCTGAAGATGAGGTTGCAGATGAGGCTAGACAAGCTGCTGCTCGAGGTGGAGGTCCTGATGTTGCTGGTGCTGCAGCTCCTAATGGTGCTGCTGCAGGTGGTGTTGGCGgtgctgcagcagctgctgctgctcctggtgCTTCTCCTGTTGTTGATGAGGATGATATAACTGGGGCAGCAATTCCTGTTGATGATCAAGTACCAGGGGAGAGGGTCATGGCCTATGACCCTAATAATCCTTGCATGAAGGCTGGCACAGTGTACCCTAACATGAAGGAATTTAGATTGGCAGTGAGACAGTTTGCTATAAATGCTGAGTTTGAGTTGAAGTTGGTGAAAACTGACCCTGAAAGATACATAGGTGGTTGCAAAGTTGAAGGTTGCCCTTGGCATATAGTGGGGCATAAACAACCTAACCAGAAGACAGTGATG GTGACTGTGTTACAAGACTTGCATACATGCACTTCTAGCAGCAGGAGGAAGACTACCACACCAACAGCTAAATGGGTGGCAAGTAAGGCAATTCCTATTCTTAAAAAGAATCCAGGTATGGGCCCTAAAGCCTTGCAGACCCAACTAATGGAAGATCACGAGTGCACAATTAACTATGACACTATATGTAGAGGTAGAGAAAAGGCTATGGTTGAGCTGTATGGGACATGGGAAGAAAGTTTTCACATGCTCTGTAGATGGAGGGCAGAGGTTCTAAGAACTTCACCAGGGAGTGTGATAGAGATAGACACTGTAGAGGTTGGTGGGAAAGTATTTTTTCATAGGTTTTTCTGTGCTTTGAGGCCCTGCATAGACGGTTTCCTAGAGGGATGTAGGCcatatattagtatagattCCATTGCTTTGAATGGAAGATGGAATGGTCACTTGACTGCTGCCACTTCTGTTGATGGGCATCACTGGATGTATCCTCTAGCTTTTGGGTTCATTAATGCTGAAACTGAGGATAATTGGGAGTGGTTCATGCGACAACTTCATAAGGCTATAGGAGATGTGAATCCATTAGCTATTTGTACTGATGCATGTAAAGGCTTAGAAAAGGTTGTACATACTGTGTTTGAGCATGCTGAGCAGAGGGAATGCTTCTGGCATTTGATGAAGAACTTTGTGAAGAGATTTGGTGGTGATGTGCACTCACACATGTACCCAGCAGCAAGGGCATACAGGAAAGAGATTTGGCAAAGTCACACAAAAGAAGTTATTGAAGCTTGTAGTGATGTTCTTCCTTGGCTTGAAGCCTATCATCCATTGAAGTGGATGAGGAGTGGTTTCAATCCAGCAATAAAGTGTGACTATATTACTAACAATCTGGCGGAGAGTTTCAACAATTGGATCAAGGATTATAAGACATTGCCAATATGTGACCTTGCAGACAAGTACAGAGTGTTGGTTATGGTATTGTGGAACAAGAGGAGAAGAATTGCAGAGAAGATGACTGGGAACATCTTGCCTGTTGTAACACAGAAGCTTAAGGCAAGAACTAGGGGTTTGGGTCACCTCTCAGTAGTGAAATCTGATAGTTTCTGTGCAGAGATTGTTGACAACAGCACCACCCATGGGAAACATGTTGTGAAGGCTTACAATCAGTACTGCTCATGTGAGGAGTGGCAGCACACTAGAAAGCCCTGTCAGCATGCATTGGCTTTGATAACCTCTCAACAAAATAGGGATGTCAACATTGAGGACTTTGTGAATCCCTATTTTTCAGTTGAGCTGTTCAGGAAGGCTTATAGGAGGATTATAGAGCCATTGGGTGACAAGTCTTATTGGCCACAGGTTGAATTGCCATGGGTGTTGGGTGCACCTTTGCCAAAGAAGACAAATGGAAGATACATAAAGCTTAGGATCAAAAGTTGCCTTGAGGGTGGTGGCAAGTCTAAAGCCAAAACTACTCCAACTGATAATGATTCAGGGAAGAGGGTGCTGGTAAGGGGCAAGAGAAGATGCAAGGGATGTGGGGAATTTGGTCATGTTCAAACAAGCTACAA GAAGAGGAAGCCAAGGAGGAACACTACAAAACATGGGAACACTTCTGACATTCCTAGTCCCGAAAGACCAACTGTGCAGACAATACTTGAAGAAAGTCCAGGAAGAATTACAAGAAG CCGGCTAGCATCATTGATGAAGGGAGGAGCTCAGAACATTCCAGCTTCCAATTCACAGCTAGCTGACATTCCATCTTCAAGCTCTTAG